The window aaggagcctggagcccccagggcctggcctgaggcgtcagcgctgccccagcagtgcccatggcctgtccctgctgcagccccggcactgccacccccagggctgtgcccggccccgagagcactcaggccctgcagcaacaccagggccaccagggcagcggggcagggccacggcagcagcactggcaacaccaagtgctgctgctgctgctgctgctgggcacagctgctgggccagcactgatctgccccagctctgcacacagacattgctgctgcagctccagagaaggcaacacaagggcatctctgcagaaaactctgctgggacatcctttagttcatttaaagACACCAACAGCATAGACCCTCACTGACACAGTCTgcggccacagggaaggtggagagaaacaaaatgagaaatgaaacAATGACCTTCATTTGTGGACAAGATTAAAAGACTAAAATACAAAGTACTTtccaaatgaaacaaacaagaagtatcaaagataacttttattacaagtgatatGCAGTATttttccagcagtttaatgtttccaaaaccatccagtcatcagtctccacactgcagccttgagctcctggttcctcaggctgtagatgagggggttcagggctggagggaccacggagtacagaactgacagggccagatccagcgatggggaggacatggagggaggTTTTATGTGGGCAAATATGGCAGTGCTGACTAACAGAGAGAGCACaaccaggtgagggaggcaggtggaaaaggctttgtgccgtccctgctcagaggggatcctcagcacagccctgaagatctgcacataggagaaaacaatgaacacaaaacaacacaatGCTAAACACAcactaacagcaagaagcccaagttccctgaggtaggatttggagcaggagagcttgaggatctgagggatttcacagaagaactggcccagggcattgccatggcacaggggcagggaaaatgtattggccgtgtgcacgagagcattgagaaaggcactggcccaggcagctgctgccatgtgggcacaagctctgctgcccaggagggtcccgtagtgcaggggtttgcagatggacacgtagcggtcgtagcacatcacggtcaggatGCAAAAggctactgaaaaaaaaaagacaaaacaaaagagctgagcagcacatgcagtgtaggagatgttgctggtgtcccagagggaattgtgcatggctttggggacagtggtgcagatggagcccaggtcagcgagggccaggttgagcaggaagaagaacatgggcgtgtgcaggtggtggccgcaggctacggcactgatgatgaggccgttgcccaggagggcagccagggagatgcccagcaagaggcagaagtgcaggagctgcagctgccgcgtgtctgccaatgccagcaggaggaaatgcctgatggagctgctgtgcgACATTTGTGGGTGCTTTGGCATGacgatctgtaagaaaagtaatcatggaatagttgggattggggaggacttgaaatatcccagcacagcctgggggcactttccccccactgcctgcccagggctctgctgcctggagctgtccctgccagcagctgcttccctgtgcccagggctgggccctgccagtgctgccagagcccagcccagccctgggggctcagctctgccctgcagagccctcccagctcaggcactgcccaggggcagctctggctctgcaggctctgatggcaacgtcagaggAACCTtgaggaggaaggaacagcaacactgatgctgcctctaaGGGGCCACgtgctgatttctgtcactgcttgGTTTATTAAGATCTGAGAtaaaaaaacttatttttctcGACCTCAACTGAGAGATGAACATCTATGTACATATCCTACCCAGGAAACCCAGAGCAGTAcattaaaaagcagaattttcacTTTTATGCaccccctgccttgctgtgctccttgTATAATctccttggaaatgttctgcagttaaatgtcatgctgggagcagtcctgaacaatgcagcatcctccccacacaaggagaacacttcccagcctcaccagctgtctcctgccacccagatcttgtcccccagtgctgggagcagctgccagggctggttgagagctgtccctggcaggcagcagagtccctgccccagcacagcgccctgggctgcaggaccctgctctgcaggacagccctgggcaaccctggctgctctgcacaagagacaagcagagaatgcactcacaggctctgcaggcattggcatgttccagctgcaggagatggctccaggagctgcagctgcactgtcctgcagccagaggttcctgtgccaagggctggcagtgattgtgccccaggcacttctcagccccttcccagccctgactgattgaagctctctgtgcctctgggctgtgcccgggctggctgcaggcagtgccccagccctgctgggctggcacaagagctgctcatccagagaaatgtgcttttgaagctcttcttggtgagcaggagctgcctctgggccaggagcccagcccagctcagcagcacagacacagcacaaggactttaatcagcctctggggctttgtgctcaggccctgaacatcaggccctgagagggagctgaagaaacctctccagaactccaaggcagaatccaactccaaactttcctggacttttaatgggtcccagagagggacacgactgagcaagtgtccccaggccccaggcagagcagagaactgcaggcagtgctgacaggtggggacaaagagaagccaagtcttggtgccctggggcacagcagggtctgtgccagcaagggctgggaggagacaccttgtcctgaggccctggggcctcctggcacagccccagccaggctgggcactgtcagccccttgtgctgccctcagcatccccccctagcccacatcccagtggcctcaaggatctgctgcaaggagtccctggggagccttgctcagcaatggccctgggggctccttcatgctccctgcagggactgcagctttttcaaaggactttggctttggcttttgccttggagtctctgagaggtttgtgcaatcatggcctccaattatctgctgtaattagtccctggagaggctttgtcagtaacaacactcagtggggctcattaatacttcagggtccTTCAGTTATTtaaaggtacttggtgtttcccttttgatacagactctgtgagaagGATTGTGCAGTTGCAgcccccaattatctgctttaatgagtcccttgagagctttgtactgacactcagtgggcctcattaatactttgagatactcaaggtttttaaggtactttggatgttcctttccagtctgaatctctgagaggtgttttttccaattctggcctccaattctcccccccaaggagtccatgaggagcctgtgttggggatggacctcagtgggacccattcatgctttgagacactctgagtttttcctctgactttgactcctggaaaagTTTCTGCaatctcaggccctgaggttccagggctcagctccaaatgcaccatgAGGCTCATTAGGGTCAAGCAAGCCCTGAcacaccatggctctgccttgatttccctcggCTCTGGAGCGTTTATTAGGcagatttccttttacagttgtgaagaaatatttcaatgacCTTCCAAGAAATAAGTAATCCTCTTTTCAAGagtgtattttattactgttctctTTAGAGAAGAGCTGATTGCAGCTTTCTGTGATTTATATTGATGTAGGGCCGCTCCTAAGGAGGTCTCACCATGTCAGAGAAGTTTTACCTTGAGAGttgacccagtgtggacaaccttgccccacattccccaacctCATGTGAGAAaccattttcactttcaaaaatttaaaatatcaagaTCTTATCAAAacacaacagaagactgaataaagaaacacagaataaagaacaaaataaagaCGGAATAAAGAACACAGTGCGAGAAGCAAAGGATTCAGTCAGgatgtgctcatctacaaaatggatcttctgtcttttatacctctggcccctcccaagtcttgtcaatcgactccttcttcactgtccagtggtggagatcactgtctcacaccttgattggaggtcaggcgtcgcagacatcttttcatgaaaaatcctttctttaggatttttcctcctgagaagctgagaggcctcaggaacaaaatgtaaacaatggttatctgctgctgtggaatgcaacaggtggatctgtgattggtctcagaGAGTTGTTTCCAATCAATGGCCAATCAtggtcagctggcttggactctctgtttgagacagaagcttttgttatcattccattctattcttagcttagctagccttctgatgaaaccttttcttctattcttttagtatagttttaatgtaatatatataataaaataataaataaaccttctgaaacatggagtcaacattctcatctcttccctcatccaagaacccctgtgaacatcaccacagtcaggtgctgccatagtcacaagccaaccctcccaaatgcccccactactgaggccatcctgtgataacaatgcaagggggaggggaaggataactATACAGCTACAAAACTTCTCCTAACATGTATTTAATATCCagcccttaattgtgagagtcaaccataGGATTACGCGTGTATAACAagccccctttttctttttctataagtCATTTTGCTCAAACAGTTAGgtaaaaaattttctctctctcttgaatg of the Agelaius phoeniceus isolate bAgePho1 chromosome W unlocalized genomic scaffold, bAgePho1.hap1 SUPER_W_unloc_2, whole genome shotgun sequence genome contains:
- the LOC143692685 gene encoding olfactory receptor 14J1-like encodes the protein MSHSSSIRHFLLLALADTRQLQLLHFCLLLGISLAALLGNGLIISAVACGHHLHTPMFFFLLNLALADLGSICTTVPKAMHNSLWDTSNISYTACAAQLFCFVFFFSVAFCILTVMCYDRYVSICKPLHYGTLLGSRACAHMAAAAWASAFLNALVHTANTFSLPLCHGNALGQFFCEIPQILKLSCSKSYLRELGLLAVSVCLALCCFVFIVFSYVQIFRAVLRIPSEQGRHKAFSTCLPHLVVLSLLVSTAIFAHIKPPSMSSPSLDLALSVLYSVVPPALNPLIYSLRNQELKAAVWRLMTGWFWKH